One segment of Dermochelys coriacea isolate rDerCor1 chromosome 27, rDerCor1.pri.v4, whole genome shotgun sequence DNA contains the following:
- the COPZ2 gene encoding coatomer subunit zeta-2 isoform X3, translating to MQRPEARPRQHPEGAAPGGGGGGDRAAAAAAAGAMDPTRLLFQEPSLYTVKAIFILDNDGQRLLAKYYDDTFPSTKEQKTFERSVFNKTHRTDSEIAFLEGLTIVYKSSIDLFFYVVGSSQENELMLVAVLTCLFDSLNHMLRKNVEKRSLLDNLDGVFLVVDEIVDGGVILESDPQQVIQKVNFRTVSEPAAYGWTTALCLSKASPRFCNLPKSKLNGPY from the exons ATGCAGCGGCCCGAGGCCCGGCCACGTCAGCACCCCGAGGGGGCTGCCCCGGGGGGCGGAGGCGGCGGGGACCGGGCAGCTGCAGCAGCCGCCGCGGGAGCCATGGACCCCACGAGGCTGCTG TTTCAGGAGCCTTCCCTCTACACAGTCAAGGCCATATTCATCTTGGACAATGATGGACAGCGACTCTTAGCCAAG TACTACGACGACACCTTTCCATCCACAAAAGAACAGAAGACCTTTGAGAGGAGCGTTTTCAATAAAACCCACAGAACTGATA GTGAGATCGCCTTTCTGGAGGGGCTGACCATTGTCTATAAAAGCAGCATTGACCTCTTTTTCTACGTGGTGGGGAGTTCCCAGGAAAATGAG CTGATGCTAGTGGCAGTTCTCACCTGTCTCTTCGACTCCCTCAATCACATGTTACG GAAGAATGTGGAGAAGCGCTCCCTGCTGGACAACCTGGATGGGGTGTTCCTTGTGGTGGATGAGATCGTCGACGGGGG CGTGATTCTGGAGAGCGATCCTCAACAAGTGATCCAAAAGGTGAACTTCAGG ACGGTCTCGGAGCCTGCGGCATACGG GTGGACGACAGCCCTCTGTCTGAGCAAAGCGTCGCCCAG GTTCTGCAATCTGCCAAAGAGCAAATTAAATGGTCCTTATTAA
- the COPZ2 gene encoding coatomer subunit zeta-2 isoform X2 — MQRPEARPRQHPEGAAPGGGGGGDRAAAAAAAGAMDPTRLLEPSLYTVKAIFILDNDGQRLLAKYYDDTFPSTKEQKTFERSVFNKTHRTDSEIAFLEGLTIVYKSSIDLFFYVVGSSQENELMLVAVLTCLFDSLNHMLRKNVEKRSLLDNLDGVFLVVDEIVDGGVILESDPQQVIQKVNFRVDDSPLSEQSVAQVLQSAKEQIKWSLLK; from the exons ATGCAGCGGCCCGAGGCCCGGCCACGTCAGCACCCCGAGGGGGCTGCCCCGGGGGGCGGAGGCGGCGGGGACCGGGCAGCTGCAGCAGCCGCCGCGGGAGCCATGGACCCCACGAGGCTGCTG GAGCCTTCCCTCTACACAGTCAAGGCCATATTCATCTTGGACAATGATGGACAGCGACTCTTAGCCAAG TACTACGACGACACCTTTCCATCCACAAAAGAACAGAAGACCTTTGAGAGGAGCGTTTTCAATAAAACCCACAGAACTGATA GTGAGATCGCCTTTCTGGAGGGGCTGACCATTGTCTATAAAAGCAGCATTGACCTCTTTTTCTACGTGGTGGGGAGTTCCCAGGAAAATGAG CTGATGCTAGTGGCAGTTCTCACCTGTCTCTTCGACTCCCTCAATCACATGTTACG GAAGAATGTGGAGAAGCGCTCCCTGCTGGACAACCTGGATGGGGTGTTCCTTGTGGTGGATGAGATCGTCGACGGGGG CGTGATTCTGGAGAGCGATCCTCAACAAGTGATCCAAAAGGTGAACTTCAGG GTGGACGACAGCCCTCTGTCTGAGCAAAGCGTCGCCCAG GTTCTGCAATCTGCCAAAGAGCAAATTAAATGGTCCTTATTAAAGTGA
- the COPZ2 gene encoding coatomer subunit zeta-2 isoform X1, translated as MQRPEARPRQHPEGAAPGGGGGGDRAAAAAAAGAMDPTRLLFQEPSLYTVKAIFILDNDGQRLLAKYYDDTFPSTKEQKTFERSVFNKTHRTDSEIAFLEGLTIVYKSSIDLFFYVVGSSQENELMLVAVLTCLFDSLNHMLRKNVEKRSLLDNLDGVFLVVDEIVDGGVILESDPQQVIQKVNFRVDDSPLSEQSVAQVLQSAKEQIKWSLLK; from the exons ATGCAGCGGCCCGAGGCCCGGCCACGTCAGCACCCCGAGGGGGCTGCCCCGGGGGGCGGAGGCGGCGGGGACCGGGCAGCTGCAGCAGCCGCCGCGGGAGCCATGGACCCCACGAGGCTGCTG TTTCAGGAGCCTTCCCTCTACACAGTCAAGGCCATATTCATCTTGGACAATGATGGACAGCGACTCTTAGCCAAG TACTACGACGACACCTTTCCATCCACAAAAGAACAGAAGACCTTTGAGAGGAGCGTTTTCAATAAAACCCACAGAACTGATA GTGAGATCGCCTTTCTGGAGGGGCTGACCATTGTCTATAAAAGCAGCATTGACCTCTTTTTCTACGTGGTGGGGAGTTCCCAGGAAAATGAG CTGATGCTAGTGGCAGTTCTCACCTGTCTCTTCGACTCCCTCAATCACATGTTACG GAAGAATGTGGAGAAGCGCTCCCTGCTGGACAACCTGGATGGGGTGTTCCTTGTGGTGGATGAGATCGTCGACGGGGG CGTGATTCTGGAGAGCGATCCTCAACAAGTGATCCAAAAGGTGAACTTCAGG GTGGACGACAGCCCTCTGTCTGAGCAAAGCGTCGCCCAG GTTCTGCAATCTGCCAAAGAGCAAATTAAATGGTCCTTATTAAAGTGA